TCGGCCCTCGCGACTGCGCGGGGGCGGCTGGATGCTGAGGGGCCGGAACGAAAGGAGTGCCATGTCCCAGCGCGCCGGTACGGACGACCCGAGGTGGCGCCTGGTGCCCGGGATGGCAGTACTGGTGGGCTACGAGCGCTCCTGGCTGCGTGGCGACCTGCTGGCCGGGGTGACGGTGGCCGCGTATCTCGTGCCACAGGTCATGGCATACGCGGGCGTGGCGGGACTGCCGCCGGTCGCCGGGCTGTGGGCAATCCTTCCCGCACTGGTGCTGTACGCCCTGCTGGGCTCGTCGCGGCTGCTTTCGGTAGGCCCCGAGTCGACGACCGCTCTCATGACCGCCACGGTGGTCGGGCCGCTCGCCGCCGGAGATCCGGGCAGGTACGCCGTGCTGGCGGCCGCGCTCGCCGTCGCGGTCGGGCTGCTGTGCCTGGTGGCGTGGGCGGTACGGCTGGGTTTCGTGGCCGATCTGCTGTCGCGGCCGGTCCTGGTCGGCTATCTGGCCGGCGTGGCGCTCATCATGATCGTGGACCAGCTGCCCAAGCTCACCGGCGTACGAACTGAGGGGTCCGGATTCTTCCCCCAGCTCGCCTCCTTCGTGCGGCATCTTCCCCAGATCCACGCGGCGACAACCGTCTTCGCGGCGGCCACGCTGATCTTCCTCTTCGCGATGTCGCGGTACGCCCGTGCCGTGCCCGCCCCGCTGCTGGCCCTGGTCCTCGGAACCTCCGTCGTGGCGGCTTTCGGCCTCGCGGACCACGGCATCACGGTGATCGGCGAGGTCCCTGCGGGACTCCCGCGGCCCGATGTACCAGCCCTGGGCGAGCTGCCGCACCTGCTGCTGCCCGCACTCGGCGTCCTCCTCGTCGCCTACACCGATGTGATCCTCACAGCGCGGGCCTTCGCGGCACGCGACGGCGGCCGACGGCTCGACGCCAACCAGGAACTGCTGGCCCTGGGCGCGGCGAACCTCGGCGCCGGCGTCCTGCACGGCTTCCCCGTCAGCAGCAGCGCCAGCCGTACCGCGCTCGCCCATTCGGCGGGCGGCCGCAGCCAGGCGTACTCACTCGTCGCGTGCGCGGCCGTGCTGGCGGTGCTGCTCTTCCTCAGCCCGCTGCTGGCGGACACGCCCGCGACCGTGCTCGGAGCCCTGGTCGTCTACGCCGCCGTCCGCATGATCGACCTGGCGGGGTTTCGGCGGCTGGCCTCCTTCCGCCGCCGGGAACTGCTGCTGGCACTCGGCTGCCTGGCCGGCGTGCTGGTCCTGGACATCCTGTACGGCGTGCTGGTGGCGGTCGGCCTTTCGGTGGCCGAGCTGCTGGCTCGGGTGGCCCGGCCGCACGACGCCGTCGAGGGCCTGGTGCCCGGTGTGGCCGGGATGCACGACGTGGACGACTACCCGCAGGCCCGCACCATTCCCGGGCTGCTCGTCTACCGCTACGACTCGCCGCTGTTCTTTGCCAACGCCGAGGACTTCAGACGCCGCGCCCTGGCTTCCGTGGACGAGCAGGAAGGTCACGTGTCGTGGTTCGTCCTCAACACCGAGGCCAATGTGGAGGTGGACATCACCGCGCTGGACTCGGTGGAATCGCTGCGCCACGAAGTGACCGGTCGCGGCATCGTCTTCGCACTCGCCCGTGTAAAGCAGGACCTGCGCGAAGAACTGGACGCGTACGGGCTGACCGAATCGGTCGGCCCCGACCGGATCTTCCCCACACTGCCGACCGCCGTGGCCGCATACCAGCAGTGGAGCCGCGCCCGGGGGAACGACCAGTGACCACCCGGCGAGCCGCGCCCGCGAACCCTTGCTCTCCGACGAGTTCACGCCCCGCCTCTTCCACAGATACGCCTGATGGCACGGGCCGCTCAGGCCGCCCGGCCCTCGAGGGCGGCGCGTCCCGCTTCGAGTCGGGCGACCGGGACTCGGAACGGGGAGCAGGAGACGTAATCGAGTCCGGCGTCGTGGAAGAAGTGGATGGAGTCCGGGTCACCCCCGTGCTCGCCACAGACGCCGATCTTCAAGCCCGGGTGGGCTGCGCGCCCCTCTTCGACAGCGATGCGGATCAGCCGGCCGACGCCGTCCCTGTCGAGCGTCTCGAAGGGCGAGGTGGCGAAGATCCCCTGGTCGAGGTAGGCCGGGAAGAACGAGGCTTCGACGTCGTCCCGGGAAAGACCCCAAGCGGTCTGGGTCAGGTCGTTGGTGCCGAAGGAGAAGAAGTCGGCGGCCTCGGCGATCCGGTCGGCGGTCAGCGCGGCGCGAGGCAGTTCGATCATCGTGCCGACCGGGCACCGCACAGCGATGCCGGATGCCTCCGACACCTCGGCAAGGACGCGCTCCGCGGCGGCCCGTACGATCCGGAGCTCCTCGGCCGTACCGACCAGCGGGACCATGATCTCGGCCCGTGGGTCGCCGCCTGCCCGCGTCCGCTCCACGACGGCCTCCGCGATCGCCCGTACCTGCATCTGCACCAGGCCCGGGATGACGAGCCCCAGGCGCACACCGCGCAGCCCGAGCATGGGGTTGCTCTCGTGCATGCGCTCCACGGCCGCCAGCAGCCGCCTGTCGTGGCCCGTCGGGGCGGTGGCTACACGCACGGCGAGTTCGGTGCGGTCGGGCAGGAACTCGTGCAGGGGCGGGTCGATGAGGCGGATCGTCACCGGCAGGCCGTCCATGGCGGCGAGGATTCCGGTGAAGTCGCTGCGCTGGAGCGGCAGGAGGGCTTCCAGCGCCGCGCGCTGCCCGGCCTTGTCCTCAGCGAGAATCATCGCCTCGACGAGGCTTCGGCGCTCGCCCAGGAACATGTGCTCGGTGCGGCACAGCCCGATGCCTTGGGCGCCGAAGCGCCGGGCACGGGCCGCGTCCTCGGGGGTGTCGGCGTTGGCTCGGACCTCAAGTCGGCGTACGGCATCGGCCCATTCGAGGGTTCGGGCCACAGCACTCGTCAGCGCCCCGTCCTGTTCGCCGGTCTCCAGGAAGCGCGCAACCGGCGATTCGGTCAACGGCAGAGCGCCGAGGTGGACCGTGCCCGCCGTGCCGTCCACGGAGATCACCGTTCCTTCGGTGACCACGGTCCCGTCGGTCGCGGTGAACTGCCGTGCCCCGGTGTCCACCACGAGTTCCTCGGCCCCGCACACGCAGACCTTGCCCATGCCCCGCGCGACGACGGCCGCGTGACTGGTCTTGCCGCCCCGGCTGGTCAGTACCGCCTCCGCCGCGACCATCCCCGGCAGGTCGTCGGGCGTGGTCTCACGTCGTACGAGGACTGTCTTCTCCCCGGCCGCGGCGCGGCGTACCGCTTCGGCGGAGTCGAACACGGCCGCTCCGACCGCCGCGCCCGGCGAGGCCGGGACACCGTGTGCCAGCGGTTGGCCGGTCGTGTCCTCGTCGAAGCGGGGGAACATCAGCCGGGCGAGCTGATGCCCGCCGACCCGGGCGAGCGCTTCGTCCTCGCTGATCAGGCGCTCGTCGACGAGCTCGTGCGCGATACGGAACGCAGCCCCGGCTGTGCGCTTGCCGACCCGGGTCTGGAGCATCCACAGCGTGCCGCGTTCGATGGTGAACTCGACGTCGCACAGGTCCCGGTAGTGGCGTTCCAGAGTCCGCAGGTGGTCGCCGAGCTGCAGATAGGAGGACGGGTCGATGTGCTTGAGCTCCTGGAGGGGTACGGCGTTGCGGATGCCGGCGACGACGTCCTCCCCCTGCGCGTCGGTCAGGTAGTCGCCGTAGACGCCGCGTGCCCCGGTGGCCGGGTCACGGGTGAAAGCGACGCCCGTGCCGGAATCGGGACCGAGGTTGCCGAACACCATCACCTGGATGTTGACGGCGGTGCCCAGGTCGTCGGAAATGTGCTCACGCCTGCGGTAGAGGCGGGCGCGCTCGCCGTTCCAGGAACGGAAGACGGCACGGATCGCCTGGTACAGCTGCTCAACCGGGTCCTGTGGGAACTCCTCACCGCTCGCCTCCCGGATCAGCGTCTTGAACTCGTCGGCCAGCGCCGCGAGATCGTGCGCGTCCAGCCCGGTGTCGCTCGCCGCACCGCGGTCCGCGCTGTGCCTGGCCAGGGCGTCCTCGAACAGCTCCGGGGCTACGCCCAGCACCGTGCGGCCGAACATCTGCAGCAGCCGGCGGTACGAGTCCCAGGCAAACCGCTCCTGCCCGGTCGCCTTGGCGAGTCCGCGTACGGATGTGTCGCTCAGGCCGATGTCGAGGATCGTCTCCATCATGCCGGGCATCGAGAACCTGCTGCCCGAACGTACGGACAGCAACAGCGGGTTGTCGCTCTCGCCCAGCCGCCGGCCGACGCGCCGCTCCAGATCCGCGAGTGCCCGCGCGACCTGCACCCCGAGCTCCGCCGGTTCCTCGCCGGCGGCCAGGTACTCACGGCAGGCGTGCGTGGTGACAGTGAACCCAGGGGGCACGGGCAGCCCCAGCCGGGTCATCTCGGCCAGGTTGGCTCCCTTGCCGCCGAGCAGGTCCGCCATCTCACGGCTGCCCTCGCCGAATCCGTACACGTACTGCCTCATGGGTCTCGATCTCCTGCGGGGTGGGTCAGACGTGCGGGACGACGGCCACGGGGCAGCCGACGTGGTGCAGCACCGCGTGGGCGACGGGGCCGATGTGGATGCCGAGGTGCCCGCTCCGGATCCGGCGCCCGACGACGACCATGCCAGCCCCGGTCGAGGCGCGCGTCAGTTCGGATGCCGCCCGGCCTTCGGTGACGGTCCCGGTGACAGTGACCTCGGGGAACTTCTCCCGCCACGGGTACAGCGCCGCACTCACGGCGTGTTCGTGCTCGGCGAGCAGTTCCGGGCCGGGCTTCGGGACGAGTTGGTCGATGGCGGCATACGGGGGCGGGGCGCTGAAGGTGTGAATCACGCGCAGCGCTGCACCACGATGCTGCGCGGCGTCGAAAGCGAATTCGATCAGTTCGTCGCACGGGCTGCTGGTGTCGAGGCCGAGGACAACATTCCGGTACGGGGTCTCGACCGAATCCCGGTCCGAGTCCGGGGACGCTCCGTCCGGGGCAGGAAACTGTTCGTCGGACGCTTCCTCACCGGCACGTACGAGAACCACGGGACGCGGTGCCCGCGCAACGACCGCCTGGGACACCGAGCCGACCAGAAATCCCGCGACGCCGCTGAGTCCTCGGGAGCCGAGCACCAGCATCTCGGCCTGCTCGGCCGCCGTCAGCAGGGCGGTGACCGGCGATTCGGCCACCGCCTCGTCGGCGATGTGCAGCGCGGGGTGCGAGGCTCGCACGGTGTCGCTCACCTGGCTGAGGGTCCGGTGTGCCCAGTAGCGCTGGGTCGTGCCGACGGGTACGTAGACGGGAGGACGCGGCTGCCACTGCCAGGCGTGCACCAGCCGCAGCGACAGGCTGCGGCGCAGAGCCTCCCGGGCCGCCCAGTGCGCGGCGGCTAGGCTCTCGGGGGATCCGTCGATTCCGGCGACGACGTGTCGATGCATGATCCGCACCTCCTCTGCAGGGCTCTGCTTCGTGCCTTGCCGTCGAGCCTGGCGTGTGCGCGGTCGGGTGCGCAGGGGCCACCCAGACCCTTCCTGGGGCCCTTCGGCCCAACGCTCCACGGCAGGTCCGCACGCAGGCTTGAGACAAACGCAGTGGAGGGAGAGGAATTATGTCCGGCTCCCCACGCTCCGCCCGTATCGCCATCATCGGGGTCGGCAACGAGTTCCGCCACGACGACGGGGCGGCCTGGGCGGTGATCGCCCGGCTCCGGGAGCGGGCTGACGGCCGTCCCCTGCCCCCGGGAACGGTCCTGTCGGTGTGCGACGGAGATCCGGGGCGGCTGATCGAGCTGTGGGAGAACGCGGACCTGGCGGTGGTGCTGGACGCCGCGCACGCCCATCCCGGCCACCCGGGTCGGGTGCACCGGCTGGAGCTGGACGCAGCCGAGCTGGGGCGCCCGAGCACGACGAGTTCGCACGGGCTGGGCCTAGGTGACGCCGTCGAGCTGTCGCGGGCGCTGGGGCGCCTGCCCGGCCATCTCGTGGTGTACGCCGTCGAAGGGGCGGACACCTCGCTCGGCACGGGCCTGTCGGAGCCGGTTGCCGCGAGGGTCGAAGCACTCGTCGCACGGGTGGAGGACGACATCGTCCGCCACCGGGACGCGGCTGCGCGCGGCCCCCGCAACACACACGGCGGAGGCCCGCCGTGACCGGCGAGCGCATCGCCAGGCGCGCCGAGGTCTTCGGCACGGTCCAAGGCGTGGGCTTCCGCCCGCAGGTGCACCGTCTGGCGACCGGCCTGGAAATGTGTCTGGGCATGCCCGGCCGGGTCCTTGACGTCCACGACTCCGGCGGACTGCGCCGAGGCCGGAACATACGTCAGCGTCCATGTCGGATTCGCGATCACGACTGTCGACGGGGCGGAGGCCGAGCGGACGCTCGGCGTGCTGCGCGCGGTGGCGGACGCCGTCACCGGCGAGCTGGGCGAGCCGCTGCCACAGGCGCCCCTGGACCGACCGGACGCGCCCTGAGGGCCGGTCGGCCCCGTTCACTGGCCCGGCCGACCCCTGCGGCCGGCCGTACTCCCGCCTGAGTTTGGACGTGGATTCCCCACGAGGAAGGCACCGTCATGACGCAGATCCACAGCCCCGCGAACACCGCCCGGCAGGTGCACGCGCTCTTGACGGACGGCACGACAGTACGGATACGGCAGGCGGAGCCGGCCGATCACGACGCCGTCCTGGCCCTGTACGAGGGCATGTCGGCGGAGAATCTGCGGCGACGCTTCTTCACGGTGAGCCACCTGTCCGCCGAACAGGCGGCCGACCGGCTCACCCGGCGCGACCGGTCCGGCTACCGCGCTCTGGTCGCGGAGAGCGGCGGGCGGTTCGTCGGACTCGCCGAGTACGAGGCCATACCAGAATCGGCGACGGCCGAGATCGCACTCAGCGTCGCAGACGACTGGCACCATCGGGGCCTGGGCACCCTGCTGCTGGAGCATCTTGTCGACGCCGCCCGCCAGGCGGGCATCACCGCCTTCGCGGCCGACGCACTGGCCGAGAACCACGAGATGCTGAAAGTGTTCGCCGACCTCGGCCTGCGAACGACCCGCCACTTCGACGGTCCCGAAGTGCGCTGCATAGTACAACTCACCCTGGACGAGCACTACTTGTCGGCGGTCGACAACCGGGCAAGCACCGCCGACGTGGCCAGCCTGCAACCACTGCTGCGGCCCCGCACGGTCGCCGTCGTCGGCGCGGGCCGCAGGGCGGGCTCGGTCGGCCGGGCCGTGCTGCGCAATCTGCGGACCGGTGGCTTCGCCGGCCGTTTGGACGCAGTCAATCCGCATGCGGACGCGATCGAGTGGGTGAGCTGCCACCACTCCGTGACCGAGCTGTCCTTCCCGCCCGATCTCGCCGTGCTCGCCGTCCCCGCGGCCGCCGTCCCGCGGGCCGCCGAGGACTGCGGAAAGCTTGGCGCGAGGGCGCTGCTGGTGGTCTCCTCCGGCCTCGACGCCCAACAGGCGGCCGCGCTGCTCGCCACGTGCCGTGCGTACGGGATGCGGCTGGTCGGCCCCAACTGCCTCGGTCTGGCCAACACCAACCCGGATCTGCGGCTGAACGCCACCTTCGCCGCGGACCGCCCCCTGGCCGGCACGGCCGGAGTCGCCGTGCAGTCCGGTGGGGTGGGCATCGCGCTGCTCGACGGGCTGTCCCGGCTCGGCATCGGGGTGTCCACCTTCGTCTCGCTGGGCGACAAGTACGACGTCAGCGGCAACGACATGCTGCAGTGGTGGGAGAGCGACGGGCAGACCGACCTCGCTGTGCTGCACCTTGAGTCCTTCGGCAATCCGCGCTCATTTTCACGAACAGCGCGGCGGGTGGCCCGCACGATGCCGATCCTTACCGTGGACGCCGGGCGCTCCGAGGCCGGTCGCCGTGCCGCCGCCTCCCACACCGCGGCGGCAGCCACGCGTACCATGACCCGGCAGGCCCTGTTCACCCAGGCCGGAATCATCGCGACCCGCACGATCGGCGAACTCCTCGACAGTGCGGCGCTGTTGCACTCCCAGCCGCTGCCGTCCGGCTCCTCGGTCGCCATCGTCACCAACGCGGGCGGGGCAGGCGTACTGGCCGCCGATGCCTGCGCAGAGGCCGGGCTGAGGATTCCCGAGCTCGGCAGCGAGCTGGTCGCCGGGCTGCTGGCCGGGCTGCCCGCGGGGGCCTCCGCCACCAATCCCGTCGACGCCACCGCCGCCGTCACCGAGACGCAGCTGCAGGAGTGCGTCGACCGGCTCTCGGCGCACGGGGCCGTGAACGCCGTACTGGTGGTGCTGGTCCCCACCGCGGTCGCCGCGGCGACCGGCGACGATCTCGTCCGGGCCCTGTCCCCCGGCCCGGACCACCGTCGCTCCCGAACGGTCGCCGCGGTCCTTCCCGCCCAGGCCGCACGGGTCGAGCTGCTGCCCACCGCGGGCGGCGGATTTGTACCCGCCTACTCCGACGCGGCGGACGCGGCCCGCGCCCTGGCACACGCCGTTACGTATGCACGCTGGCGCGCCCGCCCGGAGGGCACGGTCCCCGAGCTCGCGGATGTGGACACCGCGGCGGCGAAAACAATGGCCAACGGCTTCCTCGCCGAACACCCCGACGGGGACTGGCTCGACCCCCGTGCGACGGCCGAACTCCTCGGCCACTACGGCATCCCGCAGATTCCATGGGAGTGGGCCGAGGACGAAGAGGCCGCCGTCGCCGCCGCGGCACGGCTGGCGGGGCTGGGGGTACCTCCCGGGCGAAGCTCCGGGGGAGGGCGGGTCGTGATGAAAGCCCACTGGCCTGGCCTGATCCACAAGAGCGAGCAGCGCGCCGTCCACCTCGATCTTCAAAATGCCTCGCAGGTGCGGGCTGCACACCGCGATCTGGTAGCCCGATTCGGAGACCTGATGACCGGAGTGGTCGTCCAGCCGCTCGCCGAACGCGGCATCGAGCTCTTCGCCGGTGTCGTTCAGGACGAAGTCTTCGGCCCGCTGGTCCTGTTCGGCCTGGGCGGCACGGCGACCGAGCTCTTGGCCGATCACGCGGCCCGGCTCGCCCCGCTGACCGACCACGACGTGCACGATCTCATCACCTCGCCGCGCTGCGCACCGCTGCTCTTCGGCTACCGCGGCGGCGGTGCCGTCGACCTCGAAGGGCTGGAGCAACTGCTGCTGCGGCTGTCCCGGATGGCCTGCGATCTTCCGCAGCTCGCCGAGGCCGATCTCAATCCCGTGATCGCCCGCCCGGGCGGCATCACGGCCCTGGACGTCCGCGTCCGGCTGGTGCCGCGGCGAGCCCGCGACCCGTATCTGCGCCGGCTGCGCTGAGAGGAGCCATGGACATGAAGCACATGAAGATCGGTTCGCTGATGGTCGATGACGTCGTCAAGGCCGAGTACGGCACTCCGTTCAAGGAAGTCGCCCGGCTGCTCGGCGAGCACCGCATCAGCGGACTGCCGGTGGTCGACGAGGACGAAATGGTCATCGGGGTTATCTCGGAGACCGATCTGATGGTCCGGCAGGCCGAGGGACCGGCTCCGGACGAGCGGAGACGACCGCACTGGCTCAGCCGGCTGCACATCTCCAAGGGGAACCATGCGGACAAGACCCATGCCCGAACCGCAGGAACCCTGATGTCCGCGCCTGCCATCACCGTGCGGGCCGAGTCGAGCATCGCGGAGGCCGCCAGGACCATGGCGCGGCGCCGGATCGAGCGGCTGCCCGTGGTCGACGAGGAGGACCGGCTGGTCGGCATCGTCACCCGCCGGGATCTGCTCCAGGTCTTCCTGCGGCCGGACGAGGAGATCCGCCGCGCGATCGTGGACGAAGTGATCGTCAACGCTCTCTGGCTCGCCCCGGAGACCGTGACGGTCGACGTGAGCGAAGGCGTCGTCACGCTCAGGGGCCAGTTGGAGCGGCGTAGCGAAATACCGATTGCCCTGGGAATGGCCAGCCAGGTGGACGGAGTCGTGGCCGTCGTCGACGAGTTGACGTACCGCACGGACGACTCGCATCTGCGGCCCGACGAGCCGGCCGTCCACGGCGTCGGCGAGGAGTGGCTGCGCAGGCACTGAGGAGGTGTCCGGATGAACGCGAGAGTACTTGTCGCCTACGGCACGAAGAACGGCTCGACTGCAGAGATCGCCGGCGTCATCGCCGACGCCCTGCAGCAGGAGGGGCTGCGCTCCGAGGCGCGGCCCGCGGCGGAGGCCCGCGATGTCTCGGGGTATGAGGCGGTGGTGCTCGGCGGCGCCCTGTACGCAGGCCGCTGGCACCGAGACGCCGTACGCTTCGCCCGCCGCCACGAACACGCCCTGGCCGAGCGCCCGGTGTGGCTGTTCAGCAGCGGTCCGCTGGACGCCTCGGCGGGCGAGCGCGACATCCCTGCAGTGCCGAGCGCTGCCCGCGCGGCGACCCTGCTCGACGCCCGCGAGCACGTCACCTTCGGCGGCCGACTCGAGGAGGGAGCCCGGGGCTTCATCGCCCGGATGATCGTCAAGCAGGGCCGGGGCGGTGACTTCCGCGACATGGAGCGGATACGAGCCTGGGCCCGCGACATTGCCAGGGAAATCGGCGAGGGGGAGAGGCCGACGGCGCCAACGTGAGGCGCCCGGGACCTGTGCGAGCTGGCCATCCGCAACCACGACCCTTGCATCTCCTGCTCGACCCGCTTCCTCGACCTAACCATCCATCGCAACTGACCGACCGGACCAGGAGGGCACCATGCACGGCACCCCGCACATCGTGAGCGATGTGATGACCCACGCTGTCGTCGCCGTCAGCCGCGAGGCGACGTTCAAGGAAATCGTGCAGACCATGGAGCGGTGGAAGGTCAGCGCCGTTCCGGTCCTGGAAGGCGAGGGCCGGGTGATCGGCGTCGTGTCCGAGGCCGACCTGCTGCCCAAGGAAGAGTTCCGGGAGCGCGACGTGGACCGCTACACCCAGCTGAGGCGGCTGCCCGATCTCGCCAGGGCCGGAGCGGTGACGGCCGATGAGCTGATGTCCGCCCCTGCCCTCACCACCCACCCGAGCGCGACCCTCCCACAGGCTGCACGGGTCATGGCGCAGCGCAAGGTCAAGCGACTGCCCGTCGTCAACGACATAGGTGTGCTCGAGGGCATCGTCAGCCGCGCCGACCTGTTGAAGGTCTTCCTGCGGGACGACAAAGACATCGCAGAAGAGGTCCGCAAGGACGTGGTGGGCCTCCTGTTCCCCTCGCAGCCGGAACCTGTCCGGGTGAAGGTGGTTGAAGGCGTGGTGACCCTCACGGGACGCATCCGCGACACCGCCCTCGTGCCGGTCGCAGCCCGCCTGGTGCAGGCCGTCGAGGGCGTGGTGGATGTGGAGTTCGACCTGACGAGTCCGCAGCGGCACCCCGGCGCGGCCGAGGGCTCACAGGCTTCGTCATGAATTACCTCGACGAGTACCGCGATCCAGCTCTCGCCTGGCAGCTGTTGGACGAGCTCCGGACCGCGACCGCGCCCTGACAGATCATGGAGGTGTGCGGCGGGCAGACCTACATCCTCGTCACACCCTCGTCCGCCAGGGCATCGATGAACTGCCGCCCGCCGGCATCCGGATGGTCCACGGGCCCGGCTGCCCCGTGTGCGTCACCCCGCTGGAGACACTGGACCGGGCATGGCCGTTGCCGCCCGGCGCGAAGCTGCCCACCGACTGCACGGCAGGATCCCTCGCGCATGCGACTCGGCAACTCGGCATCCCGCCGGACGCGTCAGCCCGTGGTGCGCCGCCACTGCGGCCCGATCCGCTCCCACTCCTCGCCCCAGCGCTCTGCGTAGCGTCGCTCCAGTTGCCCGCGCGCCACCCGGCCGCTCACGATGACCACTCCGCCGACGCCGGCAGCAACGAACGCTCCCGCGAGCGCGACCTGCTGGGTCGCCTCCGACGGAGTGACCGGCTCGGGCACCAGCCGGTCGCGGACATCCGTCCACACCTCGACCGTCGCACCGGCGGCGGTACCCGCCGCCACGCGGGCCGTGCCCGTACGCACGGCACCGTCGGAAGCCGTCCAGCGCACGTTCGCCGGGACGCGGTCGGCGCCGGGGCCGGGGCCGTTAGACCGTGCCGCGCGTCCTGTCCGGCGCATCCGACACCAGCACCGCCGGGACGGCCTGCCGTCCGGCCCGCTCCCGCTCGATCGCCTGGTCCACGCAGTACGCGGCGACGCCCCCGGCAACGGCCCCTCCTATCAGCGCCAGCACCCACGTGACCAGCACGATCCAGGCTTCGACCGCGTCGCTGCGCCGCCGGAGCGGGTTTCGCCGCCACCGCCAGCCCCAGACCCTCGCGCGCTTGGTCTCCCGCATCGTTCCCTTCACGGGTATGTCTGCGACCACTGGCAGCAACATGACATCCGGCCGCCCGCGGCGGGAGAGGCCACTGGTCCGTAGCAGGAGGGCCGACCAGGACCTCCCGCGGACCCAAGTAGGGCCGGTCGGCCCTGGTACTTCTGCCCCGGGCAGGGCAATGATCGTCTCAGGCAGTCCGCAGTGCGGGAAAGATCACGACCGAGGGGCCGTCATGACGGAGACACGGACATTCACCGCGGAGGATCCGGTACGGGTGTTCCTGGTCGACGACCATGAGGTCGTACGCCGAGGGCTGACCGATCTCCTCGACACCGAGCCGGACATCACCGTGGTCGGTGACGCGGGCAGCGCCGAACAGGCACTGGCGCGCGGTCCGGCACTGCGACCGCACGTGGCCGTGCTCGACGTACGCCTGCCCGACGGCGACGGTATCGGCGTGTGCCGCGAACTACGCAGCCGTATGCCAGAGCTGGCCTGTCTGATGCTGACGTCATTCGACGACGAGGACGCCCTGCTCGACGCGATCATGGCCGGTGCCTCAGGGTATGTACTCAAACAGATCAAGGGCTCCGACCTGGTGTCGGCGGTGCGCACGGTCGCTTCGGGCCAGTCCATGCTCGATCCCGCGACGACGGCCCGGCTGATGAGCAGCCTCCGGGCGGAGCCGAACGACCCGGATGCCGTGCCGCCCGCGCTGGCGGGCCTGTCCCCGCGTGAGCGGGACATTCTCGCGCTGATCGGAGAGGGGCTCACCAACCGGCAGATCGGCAAGCGGCTGTATCTGTCCGAGAAGACGGTGAAGAACCACATCTCCCGCCTGCTGGCCAAGCTGGGCGTTCACCGCCGCGTCCAGGCCGCGGTCCTGGCGACCCAGCTGGAGCAGCACGAGGCCCCGGACCACCCATCCCGCTGAAACGCCGAGCGCGTACAGGCCCCCGGGGCCGGGATCGGAATGGCCCTCCCTCATCGTTTCCTCCGGCCGACTCGCGCAGACGGGGCGTTGATCTCCCCATACACCACGGTATTGGCTCCGCACTCGGGACCGCATGCCCTCAGGAACAGCCACAGGGACGTCGCTCCCAGCGCAGTAACACGGGGCGCTGTCCCCGCTCGGCGCCCCCGTACGGCGTCCCCCGATGTACGCGTTCCCCGAGCCCAGAGATCAGCGGGCCAACCGCAAACGGTGCGGCAGTGCGGCCGGCCCATCGGCTTCGACGCCCGCCACGAGGAGGTGCGGTGGCTGTACCGGCCGCCGCGGCGTCCCACCGGACACCATCGCATTCGCCTGTATGAAGGGGACGGGTACCACGTCGGCACGCTGGTATGGGTGGTGTGCGA
This portion of the Streptomyces sp. NBC_01750 genome encodes:
- a CDS encoding SulP family inorganic anion transporter — protein: MSQRAGTDDPRWRLVPGMAVLVGYERSWLRGDLLAGVTVAAYLVPQVMAYAGVAGLPPVAGLWAILPALVLYALLGSSRLLSVGPESTTALMTATVVGPLAAGDPGRYAVLAAALAVAVGLLCLVAWAVRLGFVADLLSRPVLVGYLAGVALIMIVDQLPKLTGVRTEGSGFFPQLASFVRHLPQIHAATTVFAAATLIFLFAMSRYARAVPAPLLALVLGTSVVAAFGLADHGITVIGEVPAGLPRPDVPALGELPHLLLPALGVLLVAYTDVILTARAFAARDGGRRLDANQELLALGAANLGAGVLHGFPVSSSASRTALAHSAGGRSQAYSLVACAAVLAVLLFLSPLLADTPATVLGALVVYAAVRMIDLAGFRRLASFRRRELLLALGCLAGVLVLDILYGVLVAVGLSVAELLARVARPHDAVEGLVPGVAGMHDVDDYPQARTIPGLLVYRYDSPLFFANAEDFRRRALASVDEQEGHVSWFVLNTEANVEVDITALDSVESLRHEVTGRGIVFALARVKQDLREELDAYGLTESVGPDRIFPTLPTAVAAYQQWSRARGNDQ
- the ppdK gene encoding pyruvate, phosphate dikinase, translating into MRQYVYGFGEGSREMADLLGGKGANLAEMTRLGLPVPPGFTVTTHACREYLAAGEEPAELGVQVARALADLERRVGRRLGESDNPLLLSVRSGSRFSMPGMMETILDIGLSDTSVRGLAKATGQERFAWDSYRRLLQMFGRTVLGVAPELFEDALARHSADRGAASDTGLDAHDLAALADEFKTLIREASGEEFPQDPVEQLYQAIRAVFRSWNGERARLYRRREHISDDLGTAVNIQVMVFGNLGPDSGTGVAFTRDPATGARGVYGDYLTDAQGEDVVAGIRNAVPLQELKHIDPSSYLQLGDHLRTLERHYRDLCDVEFTIERGTLWMLQTRVGKRTAGAAFRIAHELVDERLISEDEALARVGGHQLARLMFPRFDEDTTGQPLAHGVPASPGAAVGAAVFDSAEAVRRAAAGEKTVLVRRETTPDDLPGMVAAEAVLTSRGGKTSHAAVVARGMGKVCVCGAEELVVDTGARQFTATDGTVVTEGTVISVDGTAGTVHLGALPLTESPVARFLETGEQDGALTSAVARTLEWADAVRRLEVRANADTPEDAARARRFGAQGIGLCRTEHMFLGERRSLVEAMILAEDKAGQRAALEALLPLQRSDFTGILAAMDGLPVTIRLIDPPLHEFLPDRTELAVRVATAPTGHDRRLLAAVERMHESNPMLGLRGVRLGLVIPGLVQMQVRAIAEAVVERTRAGGDPRAEIMVPLVGTAEELRIVRAAAERVLAEVSEASGIAVRCPVGTMIELPRAALTADRIAEAADFFSFGTNDLTQTAWGLSRDDVEASFFPAYLDQGIFATSPFETLDRDGVGRLIRIAVEEGRAAHPGLKIGVCGEHGGDPDSIHFFHDAGLDYVSCSPFRVPVARLEAGRAALEGRAA
- a CDS encoding universal stress protein; translation: MHRHVVAGIDGSPESLAAAHWAAREALRRSLSLRLVHAWQWQPRPPVYVPVGTTQRYWAHRTLSQVSDTVRASHPALHIADEAVAESPVTALLTAAEQAEMLVLGSRGLSGVAGFLVGSVSQAVVARAPRPVVLVRAGEEASDEQFPAPDGASPDSDRDSVETPYRNVVLGLDTSSPCDELIEFAFDAAQHRGAALRVIHTFSAPPPYAAIDQLVPKPGPELLAEHEHAVSAALYPWREKFPEVTVTGTVTEGRAASELTRASTGAGMVVVGRRIRSGHLGIHIGPVAHAVLHHVGCPVAVVPHV
- a CDS encoding hydrogenase maturation protease, which codes for MSGSPRSARIAIIGVGNEFRHDDGAAWAVIARLRERADGRPLPPGTVLSVCDGDPGRLIELWENADLAVVLDAAHAHPGHPGRVHRLELDAAELGRPSTTSSHGLGLGDAVELSRALGRLPGHLVVYAVEGADTSLGTGLSEPVAARVEALVARVEDDIVRHRDAAARGPRNTHGGGPP
- a CDS encoding HypC/HybG/HupF family hydrogenase formation chaperone yields the protein MTSTTPADCAEAGTYVSVHVGFAITTVDGAEAERTLGVLRAVADAVTGELGEPLPQAPLDRPDAP